The sequence GGGTTTGCCGCCGGCGCGCCTGGTCATGCCGGACGCGTTGGAGCGCAGGGCTGCCAGGTCGAGCACGGCGAAGGGGGGATCCAGTTGTACGGTGGCCCGGTCGTAGCGCTGGCGGTCATCCATGACGGCAGGATAACCTGATCCAACCGAATATGAATATTATTCATGTTAATGTCGGGGCGGTAAATTCTCCTGCCAGAGCGGTCCCAAGATCGTGAAAGTGGCCGGTCGGATCTCCCCCGGGCTGCCGGGGCCGCGTAGACCTGACCGGGTGATGAGCACTCTCCAGGACATCATGTCGAGCGCGGGCGGCACGGCGGGCGGTGAGAGCCTGCAGGCGGTCCGCCGCCGGTCGCTGCGGCTGCTGAGGCCGGGCAGGACCCCGGCCGGTGTGGTGGTCGCCCTGACGGTGTCCGTCGCGCTGGCGGCCGCGACCGGGACGACGGTCGGCCTGGTGACGGACTCGCCGTTCGGGCGGATGCCGTACCGGCAGTTCGCCGCCTGGGCCGGTGAGTCGAGATGGTCCGACTCCGGCCCGCTCGCCCTGGCGCTGCTCGCGGCGGCGGCCGGGGTCCTGCTGCTCGGGCTCGCGGTGCTGCCGGGGAGGACCCGGCTGGTGCCGCTGGAGGCCGCCGATCCCCGGATGGTGATGGGCCTGACCAGGTCGGGGCTCCGCCGTACGCTGCGGGCGGCGGCCGAGTCGGTCAACGACGTGGGCAGGGCGCGGGTCCGTCTCGGATGGCGGAACATCGAGATCACGGTGGTCAGCGACGCTGACCGGACCGGGCACCTGCTGCGTCAGGTCGGTACGGCGGTCGGCGACCGGATGGCAGGTCTGGGCGCGATGTGCGGAGGTGAGGTCGTGGTACGGCTGCGCAGGCGGGGGATCTGATGAAGGCGTACCTGGGCAACCGGATCGGCCTGGCCGTCACCGGAGCGGTGCTGGCCGGGGCCGGGCTCTACGGGTTCCTGCGGGGGCAGGGCAAGCTCCCCCAGCCGCGTGGGGACCGGATCCTGAACAAGGGGATCCCGGGCTATCTGGCCGAGCATCCGCTGGTGGGGTGGCTGGTCGCGCTGCTACTGATGGCGCTGACGCTGCTGGCGATCCGGTGGGTGCTGGGCGCCGTGGGGTGGGGGCGGTGGGGGAGCCGGACGGGGAGCGGGACCGCGATGCTGGGGGTCGCGCTTAAAGAAGTCGAAGGGCTCAGGCGCATCCAGGTCAGGTCGGTGGCGGGCGACCGGCTGCGGATCGGGGTCGTCTGCGGGCCAGAGACGGACGTCGCCAAACTCGTGGCGCGGCTGAACAAGGACGCCGTGGGCAAGGTCCGCAGGACGGTCGGCCACGACGGGCTCGGAGCGGTCGTCCGGCTGCACGTGCGGCGTCGCTGAGCGCCGCCGGGGGCCGAAGGCCAGTCCGGCGGCCAGGCACGCCAGCGGCAGGGCGGGCACCACGTAGCGGTGGTCGAAGGCCGCGATGAAGGGCGGCAGGGCCAGCAGGACGGTGCCCGCGGCCCACGGCATCAGCGCGGGGCCGCCGAGCCGCCGCAGGCGGAGCAGGACGCCGGCGAGGCCGATCAGCAGGATCGCGGCGACGAACGGGCCGCGGAGGAAGCCGTACTGCTGGTAGGCGCGCAGCCAGCCGGCATAAGGCTCGGCCAGGGAGGGCGCGCCGGAGGCGCCCTGGTAGGCGATGGTCAGCTCCTGGGCGGTCTTCCCCTGGGAGGCGGTCCCCTTGGGGAAGGGCCTGGCCGTCTCGGGGAAGATGTACGCGCTCTGCGGGCCGGGGGTGGGGTAGACCCTGCGGTCCCAGGCGAAGATGTGGGCCACGTCGGTCAGGCCCGCCCGGAGGAAGTCCAGGGGCTGTGCCTTGATGGCCTGGGTGGCGAAGTCGCCGGCGAGCCTGTCGCGTTCGGCCCAGGTGCCCTTGATCTTGTTGAGCGGCGACGCGCCGTCCCAGATGTAGACCGGTGGGGGCTTGCGCTCGCTGAGTGGCTCGGTGAGGCAGAGGGCGGCCTCCGGCCCGGTCGGTTTGATCTTCGCGCAGTCGGCGAAGGTCGCCGTGCGCGCCCACAGGAAGGCGTTTCCGCGGGTCAGCCCGTAGGTGCCGTACTCGGAGCCGAACCAGGCGGCGTAGGAGCCCAGGCCGATCGCGGCGGCCAGCGCGGTGGCGGTGACCGCCTTCCAGCCGGCGCGGCCGATGACCAGGCAGACCAGCACCACGGCGATCAGCGGCAGCCCGATCGTCCGGGTGACGGTCGCGGCGGCGAGCAGGAACCCGGCGAGGAGGGCGACCCAGACCGGCGGCCGCCGCCACCACAGCAGCAGCGTGACCGCCAGCACCGCCAGGAACTCCATGAGCAGGTCGGCCATGACGAGGTGTTCGAGCTGGATCTGGTGGACGTCCAGCAGCACCGGCAGCGCGGCGAGTGTCGCGCCCCAGCCGGGCAGGCCGCCCAGGCGGCGCAGCAGGAGGTAGACGCAGGCGGCCACGGCCAGGCCGAGCAGGTGCTGGACCACGACCACGGCCTGGACGCTCGACAGCGGCTGCAGCGCCCACAGGAACAGCGAGTAGCCCGAGGGGCGCGACTCCAGGGGGCGGGGGTCGAGTCCCGCGTTGAGGTAGACGAAGGAGTCGGCCCAGAACCACAGGGCGGGCCGGTAGCCGAGCACGGCCAGGGTCCTGAGCCCGGCGCCGGCCAGCAGCGCGGCCAGGAAGAGCCAGTGGGCGCGGAGGAAGCGGCTCGCCGGGCGTACTCCCGCTGACACCAGAACCTCCCGAGTCTCCGCGACAGGAGGGCTCCGTGACGGGAGCCTCCGCGACAAGGCACCCCAGCATAGGCGCGAGGACGGGCGGTCCTGTACGAGATGATGAAGATCATGCCGATTGACCTGTTTGCCGGACAGGTCGAGGGGCCCGCGGGGCGTTCGCCCGGGAGGCCCGCGGGGTGGGCACCCGGCGACTTGCCGCCGGGCGCCCCGTTCAGCACTCGATGACGTTGACGGCCAGGCCGCCCCGGCTGGTCTCCTTGTACTTGTCGAGCATGTCGCGGCCGGTGTCGCGCATCGTCTTGATGGCCTTGTCCAGGGAGACGAAGTGGCGGCCGTCGCCGCGCAGCGCGATCCGGGCGGCGGCGATGGCCTTGATCGAGGCCACCGCGTTGCGCTCGATGCACGGGATCTGGACCAGGCCGCCGATGGGGTCGCAGGTCAGGCCCAGGTTGTGCTCGATGCCGATCTCGGCGGCGTTCTCGACCTGCTCCGGGGTGCCGCCCAGCACCTCGGTGAGCCCGGCGGCGGCCATGGAGCAGGCCGAGCCGACCTCGCCCTGGCAGCCGACCTCGGCGCCGGAGATGGAGGCGTTCTCCTTGAACAGCACGCCGATCGCCCCGGCGGTGAG comes from Streptosporangium roseum DSM 43021 and encodes:
- a CDS encoding DUF6286 domain-containing protein, with the translated sequence MSTLQDIMSSAGGTAGGESLQAVRRRSLRLLRPGRTPAGVVVALTVSVALAAATGTTVGLVTDSPFGRMPYRQFAAWAGESRWSDSGPLALALLAAAAGVLLLGLAVLPGRTRLVPLEAADPRMVMGLTRSGLRRTLRAAAESVNDVGRARVRLGWRNIEITVVSDADRTGHLLRQVGTAVGDRMAGLGAMCGGEVVVRLRRRGI